The proteins below come from a single Bdellovibrionales bacterium genomic window:
- a CDS encoding MFS transporter gives MIWGYIILAYLSLFALGISDNIRGPLFPEIIQAFHVSDTKGAVYYAISSFCGFLGSLFVRVLFLRWSRVRTLQFSLLLMAVGLVGMGSVQDFGWMLFFAAIFGASLGIVGVVQNVLVSVGSLPNKRQQMLAGLHSNYGLASVLAPLVVAVFSSWLGSWRYVFYVVAIVPVALLAGSFLWRDRGTADRKSSVSALTPPVPQTRKDHFGQIYLAVTLAFYVLAEIMVSSRLPLFVRRELGMDLQQSSYYLTGFFFFLLAGRLLFTFVHFKWPLRQMLGFFLLSSMLSCAVGLQGFPFFLALSGLFMAPFYPLAVLYTAGHYEKNMDSAVSYSMAIQSFFTVCMHGLVGYLTDRYGISMALWVGPMALAISFAMLISFEKVFKKTA, from the coding sequence GTGATTTGGGGATACATCATTTTAGCGTACTTAAGTCTCTTTGCTTTAGGGATTAGCGATAATATTCGTGGTCCTTTATTTCCCGAGATTATTCAGGCCTTTCACGTTAGCGATACAAAGGGTGCAGTCTACTACGCGATCAGTTCTTTCTGCGGTTTCCTCGGGAGCCTCTTTGTGCGTGTATTGTTCCTACGTTGGAGTCGCGTTCGCACTTTGCAGTTTTCACTCTTGTTAATGGCAGTGGGCCTTGTCGGTATGGGCTCTGTTCAAGATTTTGGCTGGATGCTTTTTTTCGCCGCAATCTTTGGAGCCAGCCTCGGGATCGTCGGCGTCGTTCAGAATGTGCTTGTCAGTGTGGGATCGTTGCCGAATAAGCGTCAGCAGATGCTCGCAGGACTGCATTCGAATTATGGTCTAGCGTCGGTTTTAGCTCCTCTCGTGGTGGCAGTTTTTAGCTCCTGGCTCGGCTCATGGCGCTATGTTTTCTATGTCGTGGCTATTGTGCCTGTGGCATTGCTCGCGGGCTCTTTTTTGTGGCGTGATCGTGGGACGGCGGACCGCAAATCCTCGGTCTCTGCGCTGACTCCGCCGGTGCCACAAACCCGCAAAGATCACTTTGGGCAGATTTATCTGGCGGTGACTTTGGCGTTTTATGTTTTAGCAGAAATCATGGTGTCGTCGCGTTTGCCGCTCTTTGTGCGCCGTGAGCTGGGAATGGATCTTCAGCAGTCGAGCTATTACTTAACTGGTTTTTTCTTTTTCCTGCTGGCGGGCCGGTTGTTGTTTACGTTTGTGCATTTTAAATGGCCGCTTCGCCAGATGCTCGGCTTCTTTTTGTTGAGCTCAATGCTTTCTTGTGCGGTAGGCCTGCAGGGCTTTCCATTCTTCCTGGCACTTTCCGGGCTGTTTATGGCTCCCTTCTATCCGCTCGCAGTCTTGTACACGGCTGGCCACTACGAAAAGAACATGGACTCGGCGGTTTCATACAGCATGGCGATACAGTCATTTTTTACTGTGTGCATGCACGGTCTTGTGGGATATTTGACGGATCGCTACGGAATTAGTATGGCTTTATGGGTGGGGCCAATGGCTCTGGCGATTTCTTTTGCGATGCTTATTAGCTTTGAGAAGGTTTTTAAAAAGACGGCATGA
- a CDS encoding glycosyltransferase family 9 protein yields the protein MAEKARFLIIRFSAFGDVTQSLSIPSAIKKAYPEAEVHWITRKDMAPLLRHHPAIDQIWEYDRKTGLKGLFALLKTMSTLHFSHIYDAHNNLRSRMVYWRLGLLRSTKFIRRSQKRWKRFLLFKLHKNTYEMPFSGQRDLLEPLAPWGIEKSLPPAPQIFIDPTDLEKADALLGEWKDKKYVALAPSAAYFLKRWPVSHFKQLIQLMPDLNFVLLGGPEDRFIEELLNVAPERTLNTAGKAPLTVSAALVKKSQVLVANDTGLLHVGEQLGKPSIALMGPAPFGFPSRPSTKIMELNLPCRPCSKHGQGPCVNQIYHQCLVDITPAQVATEVRSKLGVSL from the coding sequence ATGGCAGAAAAAGCCCGTTTTTTAATCATTCGCTTCTCCGCATTTGGTGATGTGACTCAGAGTCTCAGCATTCCGTCGGCTATAAAAAAAGCCTATCCGGAGGCTGAAGTTCATTGGATCACGCGCAAGGATATGGCGCCGCTCTTGCGCCATCATCCGGCCATCGATCAAATCTGGGAGTACGATCGCAAGACAGGTCTCAAGGGACTGTTTGCTTTGTTAAAAACCATGAGCACTCTGCACTTCAGCCATATTTACGATGCCCACAACAACCTGCGTTCGCGCATGGTTTACTGGCGTCTGGGCTTGCTCCGCTCAACAAAGTTTATCCGCCGTTCACAAAAGCGCTGGAAAAGATTCTTGCTGTTTAAGCTGCATAAAAATACTTACGAGATGCCGTTTTCTGGACAGCGTGATCTGCTCGAGCCACTGGCTCCGTGGGGGATTGAAAAATCCTTGCCGCCGGCTCCGCAGATTTTTATCGATCCGACAGATCTTGAAAAAGCCGATGCCCTTTTGGGTGAGTGGAAAGATAAAAAGTATGTCGCCCTCGCCCCGTCAGCGGCTTACTTCCTAAAGCGTTGGCCGGTTTCGCACTTTAAGCAGCTGATTCAGCTGATGCCAGATTTGAATTTTGTCCTTCTCGGCGGCCCTGAAGACCGCTTTATCGAAGAACTTCTTAACGTCGCTCCAGAGCGTACGCTGAATACAGCCGGCAAAGCGCCACTGACTGTGAGTGCGGCCCTGGTTAAAAAATCTCAGGTACTGGTTGCGAACGATACAGGACTCTTACATGTGGGCGAGCAGCTCGGTAAGCCGTCCATCGCGTTGATGGGCCCGGCTCCGTTTGGCTTTCCTTCGCGCCCGAGCACAAAGATCATGGAACTAAATCTGCCTTGCCGCCCGTGCAGCAAACATGGCCAGGGACCCTGTGTAAATCAAATCTATCATCAATGCCTCGTCGATATTACTCCAGCTCAGGTTGCGACCGAAGTTCGCAGCAAGCTGGGAGTGAGCCTCTGA